The Mucilaginibacter rubeus genomic interval ACGTATCACAAGTGTATCAAGGAACTCGATGAATATGGTTACATCATTTATCAACCGTCTTACCATCCCAAACTTGGCAGCCAGGTTTACTGGCCTGCCGGTTGGAAAGTGTAGCCCGGTATTTTATATCGGCATAGCTGTATACCGGGCTATACGGATAACCGCATATCGGAATATCTGGTTATTCCGATATAGACATATTCAGATATCCGGCTATTTAGTATATAAATCCGGTGCAGTCTTTGGCTGCACCGGTAATGATTTGCTCCGCAAATCAGAAAGAAAAGCGGTGGTCGCTTCGCGAAAGCGAAGTGAGCGAGCGGAAGTTGGGCAGAGCCCTACTTTGCTCGCCGTTTGCACTGCAAACGGGGGGGCAGCATCCTCCGGGGATGCTGTGCCACGCGATAAGTCTGCAAAGTAAACATTCAGCATTCCCGCCGGAATGCCAGCAAGAAAATTATGGGAGAAGAAAGCACCAACAGAAAAACCATCAAATACAACGATGCCACCGATGCCAAACTGCAAAAACTGGCCGATAAAGCCGGCTGCACCAAGCGCGAGTTCTTTATCCGCATGGTCGAATATTTCCATAAAACCAGGAAAGACCCCGCCGATATCAGCGATGACCTGTTGAAAACAACGCTCGTTAAAAACCACGATACCTATATCCGATTCATCCGCGCTCAGGAAGAAAAAATACTCATCCCCGTTAAGCTCGATATCGACCGTATGATCCAGTCGCAGATCAAAATCCTGGACTGCTTCAACAACCAGATCCTGAAAGCCAATACCGACCTGCAAAACAGCCAGCAACTGCAGGCCGGCAAATTCGCCGAAACCGATAAAGTGCTGCAACTGATCGCCGAAAGGATGGACAACCGCGAAAGCCTCAAAACCAAATTCCTGTACATCCTGAACCAATACATCAAAGTACGGGACAGCTTCAGTTTCACCACACCCGCCAAAGAAAAAGAAGAATTGAACCAGGCCGCCCGCCAGCAGGTCGCTAAACTCTAACACCATGTTCATCAATATCACCGACAGCGAAACTGCCGATAATAAAGGCAGCAGCAACGTGCTCATCCATTACCTCGATAAGGAAAACCGGCTCGGGCAGCCAGCGCCGGAACTCTGGTTTAATACCGGTCAGCAGGCCATCCGCTCCCATGAAGCGCAGCTGGCGCTCGACCACAATGTGGCCAAACTCATGCACACCGATGCCAAATTTTTCCTGGTGAATATCAGCCCCAGTCAAAAGGAGATTACGTGGTTAAAAACGCAGTACGGCGATGAAGCTGAAGCGCAATTGAAATCCTACGCTGTCAAAGTGATGGATGAATACGCCCGGAATTTTAAACGGCCCGGCATTGAAAGCAGCAAAGACCTCTTATGGTTCGGCAAACTGGAGCATTACCGTTATTACAGCCATAAAGATGCCGAAGTCAAAAACGGCCTGAAAAAACGCGGCGATCGGAAACTGGGCGAACAAATGCATATCCAGGTGATCGTGAGCCGCAAAGATATTACCAATACGGTCAAGCTCAGCCCGATGAATAAATCGCGCGGCCGGAACACCGAACATTCCAGAAAAGTAGGCCAGTTCGACCGCTCGGCTTTTAAGCAGATGGGGGAAACTTTATTTGACAAGCAGTTTTCCTTCGAGCGCGGCCTGGCCGAAACTTTTCAATACGCCAACGCGCAAAAGAAAGGCACGCTGGAAGAACGGATCAAACTGCGCCAAGCCGTTGCCAAAGCCGGTGCAAAACCCAGACAGCAGGCAACAAGCATCAAAATGGTACCATCCCTGGCTAAATACCAGCCCGGTGCCGCGCCCAGCGTGACCAAACCCAAGAAAAGAAAGAAGAAGGGCCAGGACACAGATAATGACTTAATCCTATAAATTAAAAAAACATGCAAACCGGAGAAGATACCCAGGGACTGCGCAAGATCGTCGACTTTACCCGGCTGATCAGTATTTTTATATTAGCCATCCATTTTTATATCAGCTGCTATCAGGCCTTTGCCGGTTGGCACTGGACGGCGGGCATTACCGACCGCATCATTAGCAACATCGCCAAAACAGGCTTGTTCAACAACTGGTGGAAACCTAAGCTGGCTGCCCTGCTGTGTTTAGTCATATCATTAACCGGCTTCAAGGGCCGGAAGGATGAAAAGATACAGCTTAAAAGCATTATCGCTTACCTGCTCAGCGGCCTGCTCATTTACTGGATCAGTATTCTTAGCTTTTACCTGCCCATCGCCAAAAACATCATTGCCATCACCTACCTGGCGTTGACTGCCGCCGGTTATTTACTCATCCTGACGGGCGGCACCTGGTTAACCCGGCTGCTGAAAGACAAACTGCATAAAGATATTTTTAACCGGGATAACGAAACCTTCCCGCAGGAAGAACGGAAGCTGGAAAATGAATATTCGGTCAACCTGCCGGGCAAATACCGCCTGAAAGGAAAAATCCGCAGCATGTGGATCAACTTCATCAATATGTTCCGCGGCCTGCTGGTGGTGGGTACCCCTGGCGCGGGTAAAACTTATTTTGTGATCCGGCACATCATCGACCAGCACCTGAAAAAAGGGTTTTCGATGTTCCTGTATGATTTTAAGTTTGATGACCTGACGAAGATCGCCTACAATAAACTGTTAAAATACCAGGCCAACTATGCTGTGAAACCGCAATTCTATATCATTAATTTTGATGACCTGAACCATTCGCACCGCTGCAACCCGCTCGATCCCGGCAGCATGCACGATATTACGGATGCGACCGAGGCCAGCCTGACCATTATGCTCGGGCTGAACCGCGAGTGGATCAAAAAACAAGGTGATTTCTTCGTGGAAAGCCCGATCAATTTTTTAACGGCGATCATCTGGTACCTGCGTAAATATGAGGACGGGCGCTATTGCACTTTGCCGCATGTGATCGAACTGATGCAGGCGGATTATGACCAGTTGTTCCCGATCCTGAATACCCAGCCCGAGATCAGGGCCTATATCAATCCTTTTATTTCGGCCTATAACCGGAACGCGGCGCCGCAGCTGGAGGGCCAGGTGGCCAGCGCCAAGATCGGGCTGGCGCGTCTGGCTTCGCCGCAGTTGTATTACGTGCTGTCGGGCAATGATTTTACGCTGGACATCAATAATCCGAAGGAACCCAAAGTGGTTTGCGTGGGCAATAACCCGCAGAAATTGCAGATCTACGGAGCGGTATTGTCGCTGTATATTTCCCGGATGATCAAACTGGTGAACCGGAAGAACCAGCTGAAAAGCAGCCTGATCTTTGATGAGTTCCCGACGATATTTTTCAATAATATGGACGGCCTGATCGCGACGGCGCGCAGCAATAAGGTGGCGACGACTTTGGCGGTGCAGGATTTCAGTCAATTGACGAAAGACTATGGCGCGGAGCAGGCGGATGTGATCACGGGTATTGTGGGCAATGTGATTTCGGGTCAGGTAACTGGCGATACGGCGAAAAAGCTGTCGGAGAATTTTGGCAAGATCGTGCAGGATAAAAATAGTATGACGATTAACAGCAGCGATACGTCCATTTCCAAAGCCACGCAGCTGGATTATGCGATCCCGGCTTCGAAGATCGCGGCTTTGTCATCGGGTGAGTTCGTGGGTATGGTGGCGGATAACCCGGAGCAGCGCATCAGCCTGAAAATGTTTCATGCGGAGGTGCAGAATGACCATGGGGCGATTGCGGCTGAGGAAGCGGGTTACAGGCCGATTCCGCGGGTGCAGCAGGTGACCGAGGAGGATGTGCTGGAGAATTATATCCGGGTCAAGGCGGAGATCGATGAGCTGATCCGTTCGGAGATGCTGCTGATCGAGGCGAATAAGGTGTTGGATGAACAACCACGCCCCACAAGCGGCAATGATGAGGATGCTACGGAAAATGCATTATCCATGTAGATTCGTTATATCGGTTCTTTACCAGCGTCGAGTGGTCATATGGTTAATAAATTGTTTGCTTCTTGTCATCAGCA includes:
- a CDS encoding BfmA/BtgA family mobilization protein encodes the protein MGEESTNRKTIKYNDATDAKLQKLADKAGCTKREFFIRMVEYFHKTRKDPADISDDLLKTTLVKNHDTYIRFIRAQEEKILIPVKLDIDRMIQSQIKILDCFNNQILKANTDLQNSQQLQAGKFAETDKVLQLIAERMDNRESLKTKFLYILNQYIKVRDSFSFTTPAKEKEELNQAARQQVAKL
- a CDS encoding DUF5712 family protein, whose product is MFINITDSETADNKGSSNVLIHYLDKENRLGQPAPELWFNTGQQAIRSHEAQLALDHNVAKLMHTDAKFFLVNISPSQKEITWLKTQYGDEAEAQLKSYAVKVMDEYARNFKRPGIESSKDLLWFGKLEHYRYYSHKDAEVKNGLKKRGDRKLGEQMHIQVIVSRKDITNTVKLSPMNKSRGRNTEHSRKVGQFDRSAFKQMGETLFDKQFSFERGLAETFQYANAQKKGTLEERIKLRQAVAKAGAKPRQQATSIKMVPSLAKYQPGAAPSVTKPKKRKKKGQDTDNDLIL
- the mobC gene encoding conjugal transfer protein MobC: MQTGEDTQGLRKIVDFTRLISIFILAIHFYISCYQAFAGWHWTAGITDRIISNIAKTGLFNNWWKPKLAALLCLVISLTGFKGRKDEKIQLKSIIAYLLSGLLIYWISILSFYLPIAKNIIAITYLALTAAGYLLILTGGTWLTRLLKDKLHKDIFNRDNETFPQEERKLENEYSVNLPGKYRLKGKIRSMWINFINMFRGLLVVGTPGAGKTYFVIRHIIDQHLKKGFSMFLYDFKFDDLTKIAYNKLLKYQANYAVKPQFYIINFDDLNHSHRCNPLDPGSMHDITDATEASLTIMLGLNREWIKKQGDFFVESPINFLTAIIWYLRKYEDGRYCTLPHVIELMQADYDQLFPILNTQPEIRAYINPFISAYNRNAAPQLEGQVASAKIGLARLASPQLYYVLSGNDFTLDINNPKEPKVVCVGNNPQKLQIYGAVLSLYISRMIKLVNRKNQLKSSLIFDEFPTIFFNNMDGLIATARSNKVATTLAVQDFSQLTKDYGAEQADVITGIVGNVISGQVTGDTAKKLSENFGKIVQDKNSMTINSSDTSISKATQLDYAIPASKIAALSSGEFVGMVADNPEQRISLKMFHAEVQNDHGAIAAEEAGYRPIPRVQQVTEEDVLENYIRVKAEIDELIRSEMLLIEANKVLDEQPRPTSGNDEDATENALSM